Within the Sulfuricurvum sp. genome, the region TTTCGTAGGGGCTACGACTTCGAGGATTTTTGTGGTGTCAATATGTGCAGGGAGAGGCAATTGGATCAAAATACCGTCGATATTAGGGTTTAGGTTCATCATTTCGATGGTTTTTATGATGGCTTCCTGGGAAATATCTTCGGGCATTTCGTGAGTAACTGAGTAAAATCCGGCACGGTCACATGCCTTTTTTTTCATTCCGACATACGCTTGACTTGCTGGATCGTGTCCGACCAAAACCACTGCTAAACCGGGAACTCTCCCTGTGAGGGATTTGAGTTCTTTGGCTCCTTCGGAGACTTTTCCTTCGATTTTTTGTCCGAGCGCTTTACCGTCAAGTATTTGCATTTAATCACCGTCAAATTGTTTTTGGGTATGATACCGAGTAAAGACTAATAATTGGTTAAAGGGATCAAGTGCGCGGGGTTTTTGTTCTGTTTTTAGCCTTCATGATATCGCATGCCGATTCGTTTATTACGAAAGAGGAATATGCGAGCGGGTTGTACCATAATCCCCGTGGAGTGGGATGTCATTTATGTCATGGCGAAGCGGGAGAAGGGAAACTGATCGCCCGCTATAAGGAGGAGGGAGAGGTGAAAGTTTTTGCGGGTAAACCGATCAATAAACTTTCATTCAAAGAGTTTGACGAAAAAGTTAACAGTCGGATTGTAGGGATGCCTCGCTACTATTTGACCGACAGCGAGATACAAATTCTCTATTATTATCTTCATCGTGAGGAATTTCAACGTGCTGCTCAAAAACATCCAAAAACTCACTGATCTCTTAGAATCCGGCAATTTGCAAGGACTAAAGGAACTGGTCGTTCCTCAATTTCGGCAGATAAACCGCTCGCAGTCATTTCGCTCTGCAATGATGCTCTCCACTCATAACCTCAAACATCTCTCCAAAATCCCCTCGCTCAGCAGCGAATGTTTAATGCTCAATCTCGAAGACGGAGTAAGTCCTGAGCAAAAGCCGTATGCGTTGGTTTTGTGCGCGATGGTTTTAGCCTCTAATCCGGTATCCGAAAAAAAACTGGTAGTGCGGGTCAATCCGCTCGATGAGGGGGGAGTCGAAGAGATTCTATATCTCAATCCCTTTATGCCTGATGCGATCCGTGTACCAAAAATCCGTTCGCTAGAGGATGTACATCGCATCCTTACTTTAGTGGATGACGGGATTGAAATTCATCTCTCTATCGAAACAAAAGAGGCGTGGCTGGCCCTCTCGAAACTATCCTTTGATCCGAGAATCAAGGCATTCTATTTGGGAATACTTGATCTATTTGCCGATCTAGGGTTTTCGCAAACACTTTTGCTCCCTGAAAATCCGACGGTCCAATATCTCCTCTCCCATTTTTTAATCACGACGCGCGCATGCGGTGTGAAAGCGGTCTCGTTTGTCTATCAGGATTATAAAAATAGTGAAGGGCTGCGTAACTGGCTGGAATTGGAAAAAATGATGGGATTTGATGCCAAAGGGTGTATCGCACCGGCTCAAGTAGAACTGATACATGAAGTCTTTGGGTATAGCGAACACGAGATTGCCCGTTGTCATGAGATCGTAATGTTATTTGAAGAACACGCTGCACGCGGTATTACCGGATTTACGGATGTGCAGTACGGATTTATCGATGAACCGATTTATAAGGGTGCGTTGGCAGTTTTGGCATCACGATAGTTTATTTCGTGAGTATCCATACCCGTATGCGAATCAATGTCGTCTGTTTCGGTCGCGGATATTGTGTGTGTGCCAATTCGATCGTCTCCAGCGTTAACTCATCCAATAACGATCCTTCTCTCTCTTTGGAGAGTGTCAAATCTGATATGGAACCGTCAGGATGGAGATAAAATTCGACGATATTGTTCTCTTTTGTATCGATTTCTTCATCGGATTTACTCTGCAACAATCGATTTCCAACTATATCATTGATTCGACGGATTTTTTGGAGATTATCGAGCAGGTAATGCTGTTCAGGTGCCGATAACTCAAAAAAATCATTTCCGTAATGGTGGAGAATTGACTTTGGCAACAGATTAATATCATTTCGGGTTAATTTGCGATTGTCATTGTCGGGCGGCACCGTTACTGAGGTATTGGCTTCGTCCTTTTTTTCAGAAAATAAAAAAGATTTAGTTTGTTTGTCGGGTATAGGCACCACCTGCGGTTTTCGAGGATGTAACAATGTGGTGATCGCCGGTTGTGAAAGATGTGGGTGAGACAATGTAAGAGCCATCCGTTTTTCATAGATCGGATGTATAGGTTTACTCGGCGGAGTCTGCCGAAATGCAAAGAAAAACACTATGAGCAAAAGGATATGAATGGCTATAGCAAGAATAAAAGAAGGGAATAAAAAAGGTTTAGACGATTTCATACTCAATTATATCGACAAACGAAATAATAGTGGAGAATTTTAATATCCGAGGTTATACCAAACACGATATCGGATCAGTGTTTTTTGCTGCGGGCGAGGGTATTTAGCGTAAGCTAACTCGATCACCTCTTTGGTTGTATCGTCCAAAATAGAGAGTTGGCTGTTTTTCAAGAACCGAAGATCGGAGATACTTCCGTCAGGATGGAGGTAAAACTCGATCATATTGGTGTCATTTGTACGAATATTGTCAGGAATGCGAGAATGGCCGTAACGATCAAGTACTTCTTGTGTAATACGCCGCATTACCTCTTGATTATCGATAATGTATTTTTGTTCTCCAGCAGAGAGATCGTTGAACTTGTCTCCATAAAGGCGTTGGATACTGTCCGAAATTTTGGTGGTACTCTGAGTTGGTCTCTCCTGCGCTGAGGGATCAGGTTTAGAGAGAATATCATAGAGTCCCTGACTTTTCTTGATTGGAGTTCTGTCGATGGTTGCAACAGTTTTTGCAACGTGCTGTTCAA harbors:
- a CDS encoding cytochrome c; the encoded protein is MRGVFVLFLAFMISHADSFITKEEYASGLYHNPRGVGCHLCHGEAGEGKLIARYKEEGEVKVFAGKPINKLSFKEFDEKVNSRIVGMPRYYLTDSEIQILYYYLHREEFQRAAQKHPKTH
- a CDS encoding aldolase/citrate lyase family protein codes for the protein MLLKNIQKLTDLLESGNLQGLKELVVPQFRQINRSQSFRSAMMLSTHNLKHLSKIPSLSSECLMLNLEDGVSPEQKPYALVLCAMVLASNPVSEKKLVVRVNPLDEGGVEEILYLNPFMPDAIRVPKIRSLEDVHRILTLVDDGIEIHLSIETKEAWLALSKLSFDPRIKAFYLGILDLFADLGFSQTLLLPENPTVQYLLSHFLITTRACGVKAVSFVYQDYKNSEGLRNWLELEKMMGFDAKGCIAPAQVELIHEVFGYSEHEIARCHEIVMLFEEHAARGITGFTDVQYGFIDEPIYKGALAVLASR